From the Bacteroidia bacterium genome, one window contains:
- a CDS encoding helical backbone metal receptor — MSSRSEVIFDARGRVFSPLHRPVRIVSLVPSLTELLFDLGLSNDEIVGRTKFCIHPDEAVRAVPIVGGTKTVHVQRVLALRPDLVVANREENERATVEELEAADPSVPVFVTNPGNIEESLDLVHNFGGLFRARTDANAVRLRLDTILAQLYGCSRGRVVYLIWRQPYMTITPVTYIHSVLEHLGYHNVVSNAWLADRYGSGGEIPRYPRITISDIADLSPDKVLFSSEPFPFAEKHVDHFKRELVRKGIRLPDCSIVDGELFSWYGSRLLHLTHFNIG; from the coding sequence ATGTCGTCACGTTCTGAAGTCATCTTCGATGCGCGTGGCCGCGTCTTCTCGCCTCTCCATCGTCCGGTCAGAATTGTGTCGTTGGTCCCCAGTCTCACGGAGCTGCTCTTCGATCTCGGCCTTTCGAACGATGAAATCGTGGGGCGGACCAAGTTCTGTATTCATCCGGACGAGGCGGTCCGCGCTGTACCCATTGTCGGTGGAACGAAAACGGTGCACGTGCAGCGTGTTCTGGCGCTGCGTCCGGATCTCGTCGTCGCGAATAGAGAGGAAAATGAGCGTGCCACGGTTGAAGAACTTGAGGCGGCTGATCCTTCTGTGCCGGTATTTGTTACGAATCCCGGGAACATCGAAGAGTCACTGGACCTTGTCCACAATTTCGGAGGCCTGTTTCGGGCGCGAACCGATGCAAACGCAGTGCGACTCCGCCTCGATACCATTCTTGCGCAACTGTACGGGTGCAGTCGCGGGCGGGTGGTCTATCTTATCTGGCGACAACCGTACATGACCATCACACCGGTGACCTATATTCACAGCGTGCTCGAGCACCTGGGCTACCACAATGTCGTCAGTAACGCGTGGCTGGCCGACCGATACGGATCAGGCGGTGAAATTCCGCGGTATCCCCGCATAACGATCTCCGACATCGCCGATCTTTCTCCGGACAAGGTGCTGTTTTCCAGCGAGCCCTTTCCCTTCGCAGAAAAACATGTTGACCATTTCAAACGAGAATTGGTACGAAAAGGTATCAGACTTCCGGATTGCAGTATTGTGGATGGTGAGCTCTTTTCATGGTATGGAAGCCGCTTGCTCCATCTCACACATTTCAATATCGGCTAG
- a CDS encoding (2Fe-2S)-binding protein, whose product MVDRCICFNITFAELKAIADRSDTHCLDALQQHVDFGLRCGLCKPYVERMLETGRVVFPVARTQPDYFD is encoded by the coding sequence ATGGTTGACCGTTGCATCTGTTTCAATATTACCTTCGCCGAGCTCAAGGCCATCGCAGACAGAAGTGATACGCATTGTCTCGATGCGCTTCAGCAACACGTGGATTTTGGTCTCCGCTGTGGTCTCTGCAAGCCGTACGTGGAGCGCATGCTCGAAACCGGTCGCGTGGTGTTTCCCGTCGCTCGCACCCAGCCGGATTACTTTGATTAA
- a CDS encoding cytochrome c family protein gives MKPLAQLLIPVISALVFLATSVYAQRDLSTDRSVLFSGAGNCTLCHGPGSNANVTAAGKDVSPPNLWRSTMMANAARDPFWQAVVERESAKYPQLAGIIEDRCTNCHAPMGHEQARQDGDAEFRLGEAEGSSLAMDGVSCTLCHQIEGQNFGNTSSFSGGYEIATSRVTYGPYNNPLIQPMRNVSGYTPVYSTHIEESGLCATCHTLFTPYIDDQGNIAGEFPEQVPFLEWKESVYPAHGRSCQSCHMPAIDEAIRISSLPSTSPPRSPYFQHHFVGGNTLLQTILKTHGEELGVTALDEHFDSTYARTRRQLIEDVVSLDGGAWLLQDTLQVLCRVENRTGHKFPTGFPSRRAWLHLTVRDNSGRVLFESGAVDADSEIVGLDTPYEPHHSVITDQGQVQVYESVMGDVNAAVTTDLLRASQYVKDNRIPPKGFSVKAMENDTIGVFGAARSDPDFGRQGALEGTAADETHYRIQVDPAGYPFRVSAEVVYQSIKPEFVRGLGEGDQPKGTRMLRYWQETASRQIIIAQQEWSSTIVGVDDLSVATAVDVGTPWPMPLLAGQSGLLHIPLVVHRPAHATLELMDVLGRRARIMDLGILTSGTSMLTLPMSPMPRGMYLLRLRVDNTDVLLRLLCSDR, from the coding sequence ATGAAACCACTCGCGCAACTGTTGATTCCCGTGATATCCGCACTTGTTTTTCTTGCCACCTCGGTATATGCCCAACGCGATCTCTCGACAGACCGGTCTGTCCTGTTCAGCGGCGCCGGAAACTGCACCCTGTGTCATGGCCCGGGGAGCAATGCCAACGTCACTGCCGCTGGAAAGGATGTATCACCACCGAATCTCTGGCGCTCAACGATGATGGCAAACGCCGCACGCGATCCTTTCTGGCAGGCGGTGGTTGAACGGGAGTCGGCAAAGTACCCTCAACTGGCCGGAATTATCGAGGATCGCTGTACCAATTGTCATGCTCCTATGGGGCATGAACAGGCGCGGCAGGATGGAGATGCGGAGTTCCGGTTGGGCGAAGCCGAAGGCAGTTCCCTCGCAATGGATGGCGTGAGTTGTACCCTCTGTCATCAGATCGAAGGACAGAATTTCGGCAACACCTCAAGTTTTTCGGGCGGGTACGAAATAGCCACGAGCCGAGTGACCTATGGTCCGTACAACAATCCTCTCATTCAACCGATGAGAAATGTCAGCGGTTATACTCCGGTGTACTCGACTCATATCGAAGAATCGGGATTGTGCGCAACATGCCATACGCTGTTCACACCCTATATTGACGATCAGGGAAACATCGCTGGAGAGTTTCCAGAACAGGTTCCGTTTCTCGAGTGGAAGGAGAGCGTCTACCCCGCGCATGGGAGAAGCTGCCAGAGCTGCCATATGCCCGCCATTGACGAAGCTATACGGATCTCCAGTCTTCCGTCGACATCACCTCCGCGCTCACCGTACTTCCAACATCATTTCGTGGGTGGAAATACGTTGCTGCAAACCATCCTTAAAACGCATGGCGAAGAGCTTGGGGTTACCGCGCTGGACGAGCACTTCGATTCGACGTATGCGAGAACAAGAAGGCAGCTGATCGAGGATGTTGTGTCTCTCGACGGAGGAGCATGGCTGCTGCAGGATACTCTTCAAGTGCTGTGTCGCGTAGAAAATCGGACCGGGCACAAATTCCCAACGGGCTTCCCGAGCCGACGCGCATGGCTGCACCTCACGGTACGGGACAATAGCGGTCGTGTCCTTTTTGAATCCGGTGCGGTGGATGCGGACAGCGAAATTGTCGGTCTTGATACGCCGTATGAGCCGCATCACTCAGTCATCACCGATCAGGGACAGGTGCAGGTGTACGAATCGGTGATGGGCGATGTCAATGCGGCCGTCACCACGGATCTTCTGCGAGCCTCACAGTATGTGAAGGACAACCGTATTCCGCCGAAAGGTTTCAGTGTAAAGGCAATGGAAAACGACACCATTGGTGTTTTTGGCGCAGCGAGGTCAGACCCGGATTTTGGCCGTCAAGGTGCGCTTGAAGGTACCGCTGCGGATGAGACGCACTATCGAATCCAGGTCGATCCTGCCGGTTATCCCTTTCGCGTCAGTGCCGAAGTGGTGTATCAAAGCATCAAACCGGAATTCGTTCGTGGACTCGGTGAAGGTGATCAACCTAAAGGCACAAGAATGCTGCGCTACTGGCAGGAGACGGCCAGCAGGCAGATCATCATCGCGCAGCAAGAGTGGAGCAGCACAATCGTCGGCGTGGATGATCTTTCCGTAGCGACAGCTGTGGACGTAGGAACGCCCTGGCCGATGCCGCTGCTCGCCGGTCAATCGGGTCTCCTGCATATACCTCTCGTTGTCCATCGTCCCGCGCATGCAACCCTTGAGCTGATGGACGTTCTTGGCCGTCGCGCGCGGATCATGGATCTTGGAATACTTACCTCAGGCACGTCCATGTTGACGCTTCCGATGTCGCCGATGCCGAGGGGAATGTATTTGTTGCGACTTCGTGTTGATAATACGGATGTTCTGCTTCGCTTACTCTGTTCGGATAGGTGA
- a CDS encoding OsmC family protein — MATKTAHVTQVGKNSITFAGHTDSKHWLMMDGPTSFGGNDAGIRPKELLLLSLAGCTGSDVASILSKKRVTLDGFEMIVTAEETEEHPKVFSSMHVEYVFRGKGIEAKDVERAIELSQTRYCGVTAMLEKAMDITHSYRIVEVE; from the coding sequence ATGGCGACCAAAACGGCACACGTCACACAAGTAGGAAAGAACTCTATTACATTCGCAGGGCATACCGATTCGAAACACTGGCTGATGATGGATGGCCCTACTTCCTTCGGCGGAAATGATGCCGGAATTCGGCCGAAAGAGCTTCTTCTGCTCTCCTTAGCCGGCTGTACCGGGAGCGACGTAGCTTCCATACTTTCGAAGAAGCGTGTTACGCTCGATGGTTTCGAGATGATCGTCACCGCCGAGGAAACCGAAGAGCATCCGAAGGTATTCTCGAGCATGCATGTGGAGTATGTATTCCGTGGCAAGGGAATTGAAGCGAAGGATGTCGAACGCGCGATCGAACTGTCACAGACACGTTACTGTGGCGTGACGGCAATGCTCGAGAAAGCAATGGATATTACGCACAGCTACCGCATCGTCGAGGTGGAATAA
- a CDS encoding DUF362 domain-containing protein codes for MMKRRSFLRSGMLGAAALGLLPLHRVPALIARGGSEAEGTATLSIVDGPDIALTVRAAVNALGGMGHFVKHGDVVLLKPNMSFANPPEWGSTTHPDVIREVVRLCVEAGAKRVVAVDFPMRRAAACLERSGMTALAASMPELTFVELGEEQQFESVPTPKAIEFKEVAVAKLARKADVLINLPTAKAHGGTTVSFGMKNLMGLIHDRRVFHGDYNLSSAVADLAGVIRPQLTIMDAVHCMLDNGPQGPGTVKTLNTILAGSDPVAVDAATLGLTQWNGRTLTPADVRHIALAAERGVGTLQVPMEQIVRTSLG; via the coding sequence ATGATGAAGCGCAGAAGTTTTCTTCGTTCGGGCATGCTCGGCGCAGCTGCGTTGGGCCTGCTCCCGCTGCATCGTGTGCCGGCACTTATCGCGCGGGGAGGAAGCGAGGCAGAAGGAACGGCAACACTCTCGATCGTAGACGGCCCGGATATCGCGTTGACGGTGCGAGCAGCGGTGAACGCGCTCGGAGGGATGGGGCACTTCGTCAAACACGGTGATGTGGTCTTGCTCAAACCCAACATGTCCTTTGCCAATCCTCCCGAGTGGGGAAGTACAACGCACCCCGATGTCATCCGAGAGGTCGTGCGTCTGTGTGTAGAAGCCGGGGCGAAACGTGTCGTCGCCGTCGATTTCCCCATGCGACGCGCTGCCGCCTGCCTTGAGCGCAGCGGTATGACCGCGCTGGCAGCCTCCATGCCCGAGCTGACCTTTGTCGAACTTGGCGAGGAACAGCAATTCGAATCCGTACCGACACCGAAAGCCATCGAGTTCAAGGAAGTCGCCGTCGCAAAGCTCGCGCGCAAGGCTGACGTGCTCATCAATTTGCCAACAGCGAAAGCACACGGTGGTACTACGGTGAGTTTCGGTATGAAGAATCTGATGGGCCTGATTCATGACCGCCGCGTATTTCACGGCGACTACAATCTCAGCAGCGCCGTCGCCGACCTCGCCGGCGTCATCCGACCGCAGCTGACCATTATGGATGCCGTACACTGCATGCTGGATAACGGTCCGCAAGGCCCCGGAACTGTGAAAACGCTCAATACCATACTCGCCGGCAGCGACCCTGTGGCTGTTGATGCCGCAACCCTTGGACTGACTCAATGGAATGGCCGCACGCTAACCCCGGCCGATGTGCGGCATATCGCACTCGCCGCCGAACGTGGTGTGGGCACTCTGCAGGTGCCGATGGAACAAATCGTACGAACCTCGCTTGGGTAA